One window from the genome of Henckelia pumila isolate YLH828 unplaced genomic scaffold, ASM3356847v2 CTG_525:::fragment_1, whole genome shotgun sequence encodes:
- the LOC140872979 gene encoding uncharacterized protein — protein MADEFRLVSPNINDEGRLPRQYTEEGQGAKKNISPPLQWYNVPDGTKSLALIVLDVDAPDPAGPIVPWTVWVVVNIPPSLKGLPEGFSGKKEESGDYAQITEGYSDLKKPGWNGPKMPNHGHRFEFKIYALDDELHLGNKVTKDKVVEAIEGHVLGEAVLTAFF, from the exons ATGGCAGATGAATTCAGGCTGGTGTCGCCCAACATAAACGACGAGGGGAGGCTACCGAGGCAGTACACGGAAGAGGGCCAAGGCGCCAAGAAAAACATATCTCCGCCGCTGCAATGGTACAATGTGCCCGACGGGACAAAAAGCCTGGCCCTGATCGTGCTGGACGTTGATGCGCCGGACCCCGCCGGGCCGATCGTGCCGTGGACCGTTTGGGTGGTGGTGAACATCCCTCCGTCGCTGAAGGGGCTGCCGGAGGGATTCTCCGGCAAGAAAGAGGAGTCGGGAGATTATGCTCAGATAACAGAAGGGTATAGTGATTTGAAGAAGCCCGGTTGGAATGGGCCTAAGATGCCTAACCATGGTCATCGGTTCGAGTTCAAGATATATGCTTTAGATGATGAATTGCACCTTGGTAATAAG GTAACAAAGGATAAGGTGGTGGAGGCCATTGAAGGGCATGTCCTTGGGGAGGCTGTCTTGACTGCTTTCTTCTAA
- the LOC140872978 gene encoding uncharacterized protein isoform X1 produces MLCAWLSSDDSRMAPGGRGKKEKEVVEESAAENIRNLDDIVRRKRGRPAVQPPKDVELEVEQQPRVNPDKGKVVQAEADPEMAKLIEKMGGIRLVISQFQELRPQKYFGNEGSEKTANWLKSLNTMFNGLEYQDEIRLKLVPFQLKERAQLWWETTAKTLFDSDEKITWEVFRTQFVQEYAPPSYYSAEDDEFNMLVLGNKSVFEYASQFSALLPYVPYVAKSDRSKFSHFIKGLTRMIHTLVTTGTPSTYMKAVEKAKNIEASLLRGDQSQHLFLKELEVVHRHQ; encoded by the exons ATGCTATGTGCGTGGTtgagcagtgatgattcgag AATGGCACCGGGAGGAAGAGGtaaaaaagaaaaggaagttgtagaagagtctgcagcagaaaatattagaaATCTTGATGATATTGTCAGAAGAAAACGTGGTCGACCAGCTGTCCAGCCTCCGAAAGATGTGGAATTAGAGGTGGAACAACAGCCACGGGTAAATCCTGACAAGGGAAAAGTTGTCCAGGCTGAGGCTGATCCAGAAATGGCTAAATTGATTGAGAAGATGGGAGGAATACGCCTAGTTATTTCTCAATTTCAAGAGTTGCGTCCTCAAAAGTACTTTGGCAATGAAGGAAGTGAAAAAACTGCAAACTGGTTGAAAAGTCTCAACACTATGTTTAATGGACTAGAGTATCAAGATGAAATTCGATTGAAGTTGGTTCCGTTTCAGCTTAAAGAACGTGCGCAACTTTGGTGGGAAACGACAGCAAAAACACTTTTTGATTCTGATGAAAAGATCACATGGGAAGTATTTCGTACTCAATTTGTACAGGAATATGCACCACCATCCTATTATTCTGCTGAAGATGATGAATTTAATATGTTGGTGCTAGGCAATAAATCTGTTTTTGAATATGCTTCTCAGTTTTCTGCTCTTCTGCCTTATGTCCCATATGTTGCAAAAAGTGATCGGTCAAAGTTTTCACATTTTATAAAGGGGCTTACACGAATGATCCACACGTTGGTAACTACTGGAACTCCATCGACTTATATGAAAGCAGTAGAAAAGGCAAAGAATATTGAAGCAAGTCTACTCAGGGGTGATCAATCCCAGCATCTGTTTCTCAAGGAGCTGGAAGTAGTTCACAGACACCAATGA
- the LOC140872978 gene encoding uncharacterized protein isoform X2, whose product MAPGGRGKKEKEVVEESAAENIRNLDDIVRRKRGRPAVQPPKDVELEVEQQPRVNPDKGKVVQAEADPEMAKLIEKMGGIRLVISQFQELRPQKYFGNEGSEKTANWLKSLNTMFNGLEYQDEIRLKLVPFQLKERAQLWWETTAKTLFDSDEKITWEVFRTQFVQEYAPPSYYSAEDDEFNMLVLGNKSVFEYASQFSALLPYVPYVAKSDRSKFSHFIKGLTRMIHTLVTTGTPSTYMKAVEKAKNIEASLLRGDQSQHLFLKELEVVHRHQ is encoded by the coding sequence ATGGCACCGGGAGGAAGAGGtaaaaaagaaaaggaagttgtagaagagtctgcagcagaaaatattagaaATCTTGATGATATTGTCAGAAGAAAACGTGGTCGACCAGCTGTCCAGCCTCCGAAAGATGTGGAATTAGAGGTGGAACAACAGCCACGGGTAAATCCTGACAAGGGAAAAGTTGTCCAGGCTGAGGCTGATCCAGAAATGGCTAAATTGATTGAGAAGATGGGAGGAATACGCCTAGTTATTTCTCAATTTCAAGAGTTGCGTCCTCAAAAGTACTTTGGCAATGAAGGAAGTGAAAAAACTGCAAACTGGTTGAAAAGTCTCAACACTATGTTTAATGGACTAGAGTATCAAGATGAAATTCGATTGAAGTTGGTTCCGTTTCAGCTTAAAGAACGTGCGCAACTTTGGTGGGAAACGACAGCAAAAACACTTTTTGATTCTGATGAAAAGATCACATGGGAAGTATTTCGTACTCAATTTGTACAGGAATATGCACCACCATCCTATTATTCTGCTGAAGATGATGAATTTAATATGTTGGTGCTAGGCAATAAATCTGTTTTTGAATATGCTTCTCAGTTTTCTGCTCTTCTGCCTTATGTCCCATATGTTGCAAAAAGTGATCGGTCAAAGTTTTCACATTTTATAAAGGGGCTTACACGAATGATCCACACGTTGGTAACTACTGGAACTCCATCGACTTATATGAAAGCAGTAGAAAAGGCAAAGAATATTGAAGCAAGTCTACTCAGGGGTGATCAATCCCAGCATCTGTTTCTCAAGGAGCTGGAAGTAGTTCACAGACACCAATGA
- the LOC140872981 gene encoding ammonium transporter 2-like, with the protein MASNLTLAYEERLPAVPGWLNKGDNAWQLTAATLVGLQSMPGLVILYASIVKKKWAVNSAFMALYAFAAVLICWVLLCYRQAFGDELLPFWGKGAPALDQKYLTRRAAVPESTHLYSNGTIETKMNEPFIPMASLVYFQFTFAAITTILVAGSVLGRMNIKAWMAFVPLWLTFCYTVGAYSLWGGGFLYHWGVIDYSGGYVIHLASGISGFTAAYWVGPRLKVDRDRYVPNNVLLMLAGAGLLWMGWSGFNGGAPYAANLVSSVAVLNTNISAATSLLVWTTLDVYYFGKPSVIGAVQGMITGLACITPGAGVVQSWAAIIYGVLSGSIPWFSMIILHKKSTLLQKVDDTLAVFYTHAVAGILGGGLTGLLAEPTLCSMLLPVKNTKGAFYGGGILFVKQIVAALFIIGWNFTATTIILLLIKIFIPLRMPDEELVIGDDAVHGEEAYALWGDGEKYEPAKHGWHNPAHAMEMGAGGHLNGARGVTINV; encoded by the exons ATGGCTAGTAATCTAACTCTAGCATATGAAGAACGCCTGCCGGCGGTTCCGGGTTGGCTGAACAAAGGAGACAACGCGTGGCAGCTGACGGCGGCGACGCTGGTCGGGCTCCAGTCCATGCCGGGGCTGGTCATCCTCTACGCCAGCATCGTGAAGAAGAAATGGGCTGTTAATTCAGCTTTCATGGCGCTGTATGCCTTCGCCGCTGTCTTGATCTGTTGGGTTCTTCTCTGTTATCGTCAAGCTTTTGGTGACGAGCTCTTACCCTTCTGGGGGAAAGGCGCCCCGGCTCTTGATCAAAA GTATCTGACAAGGCGAGCGGCAGTGCCGGAAAGCACGCATCTTTATTCAAATGGCACCATTGAAACGAAAATGAACGAGCCGTTCATTCCAATGGCTTCGCTTGTTTACTTTCAGTTCACTTTTGCTGCAATCACGACGATTTTGGTGGCGGGGTCGGTGTTGGGGAGGATGAATATTAAGGCGTGGATGGCTTTTGTGCCTTTGTGGCTGACTTTTTGTTACACGGTGGGTGCGTACAGCCTGTGGGGTGGTGGCTTTTTGTATCATTGGGGTGTGATTGATTATTCCGGTGGCTATGTTATTCATCTTGCTTCTGGGATTTCTGGTTTCACGGCGGCTTATTGG GTAGGGCCGCGGTTGAAAGTAGATAGGGATCGGTATGTACCAAACAATGTGTTGTTGATGCTTGCCGGAGCGGGGTTGCTGTGGATGGGGTGGTCCGGGTTCAACGGCGGGGCACCATACGCCGCGAATTTAGTATCTTCAGTGGCAGTGCTGAATACAAATATTTCAGCAGCCACTAGCCTTCTTGTTTGGACAACACTCGATGTATACTACTTTGGGAAGCCTTCGGTTATAGGCGCTGTTCAGGGGATGATTACTGGTTTGGCTTGCATTACTCCTGGTGCAG GAGTGGTGCAATCGTGGGCGGCTATAATTTATGGTGTGCTTTCTGGAAGCATCCCATGGTTCTCTATGATCATTCTTCACAAGAAGTCAACTTTGCTACAAAAG GTGGATGATACATTAGCTGTGTTCTACACACATGCGGTGGCCGGAATTTTGGGTGGGGGGTTAACCGGACTCCTGGCGGAACCCACCCTCTGCAGCATGCTGCTGCCGGTCAAAAACACCAAGGGTGCTTTTTACGGTGGCGGAATACTGTTCGTCAAGCAAATAGTTGCAGCTCTGTTTATAATTGGCTGGAATTTCACTGCCACAACAATCATCCTTCTATTAATCAAGATATTTATACCGCTTAGAATGCCGGACGAGGAGCTCGTGATCGGAGACGACGCGGTGCATGGCGAGGAAGCGTACGCCCTGTGGGGCGACGGGGAGAAATACGAACCGGCTAAACACGGGTGGCATAACCCGGCTCATGCGATGGAAATGGGCGCAGGTGGGCATTTGAATGGTGCTAGAGGAGTGACCATAAATGTATAA